In the Sarcophilus harrisii chromosome 3, mSarHar1.11, whole genome shotgun sequence genome, one interval contains:
- the LOC116419031 gene encoding zinc finger protein 850-like produces the protein MAPGASKPSWQESLTFKDVAVDFTQEEWCLLDHSQKELYKVVMQENSQNLLSMGIPVLQEDLVSHFEEREPSWILDQIDLKNSCPDTETRCTMNETALKLNVSVEESCQQRFKSDNPCDLSLREICDSGIKIEKNQNSHCEFDKDAKDFKQYSVLIQLKKMTSENDSFQYCEGGECVNEKIGLIQSYEMPPQEQMYQGIQQEMDINLSSDIIRHQESYNGEMVYIANESDKTSSQNSKLIDPHNTAGKPYECNQCRKSFTKRSTLTMHQRIHTGKKIYDCNQCGKAFLDRANLENHLRIHTEEKSYECNQCGKTFRRSSGLFTHQKIHTVQKPYECGKTFTQNSQILMHQRIHTGEKPYICSHCGKTFRQIAVLSKHQRIHTAKKTYECNHCGKNFTKRSGLINHLRIHTGEKPYGCSHCGKAFAEKSNLTVHQRIHTREKSYACDQYGKPFPENILGQDQRIHTGGKLHNCNQCEKTFKKRSSLREHQRIHTGEKPYECNQCGKTFISSSCLAKHRKSHSGEKIYGCAQCGKAFPYRANLANHLRIHTGEKPYGCSQCGKAFTEKSNLAVHQRIHTGEKPYECNQCGKAFTEKCNLTVHKRIHTGEKPYVCNQCGKAFTQNIILAQHQRIHTGEKPYGCNQCGKTFRTRSGLHVHQRIHTEEKLHDCNQCGKIFKKRSSLHEHQRIHTGEKYECSQCGQTFMSSTCLAKHCNIHIGEKIYECSQCGKALRCGFELAKHWEILHGERSPECQECGKVFHEHASLIAHQRTHSREKSNECYQCGKAFTQNSKLAVHLRIHTGEKPFKCTQCGKAFPYKASLANHLRIHTGEKPYGCDQCGKAFTEKSNLAVHQRIHTGEKPYECNECGKAFRMRTILVEHQRIHTGEKPYKCSQCEKAFPYKANLANHLRIHIGEKPYQCPHCEKAFPYKTSLANHLRIHSGEKPYKCTQCAKSFTEKSNLAIHERIHTGEKPYVCNQCGKAFRMRTVLVEHQRIHTGEKPYKCNQCGKAFPYKANLANHLRIHVGRKLYECNQCGKSFRMKTILVEHQRIHTGEKPYECNQCGKTFRSSSWLDKHKKIHTGEKLYEYDQCGETF, from the coding sequence aagATTCAAAAGTGATAATCCCTGTGACTTGAGTTTGAGAGAAATCTGTGACTCAGGCATCAagatagagaaaaatcaaaatagtcACTGTGAATTTGATAAAGATGCAAAGGATTTCAAACAATATTCTGTCCTAATTCAACTTAAGAAAATGACCTCAGAGAATGACTCTTTTCAGTATTGTGAAGGTGGTGAATGTGTTAATGAAAAGATCGGTCTTATTCAGTCTTATGAGATGCCCCCTCAAGAACAAATGTATCAAGGTATTCAACAGGAAATGGACATTAATTTGAGTTCAGACATCATTAGACATCAGGAAAGTTATAATGGAGAAATGGTTTACATAGCAAATGAAAGTGATAAGACTTCCAGCCAGAACTCAAAGCTCATTGACCCTCATAATACTGCTgggaaaccttatgaatgtaatcagtgtaGAAAATCTTTTACAAAAAGATCCACTCTTACTatgcatcagagaatccacactgggaaaaaaatttatgattgtaatcagtgtggaaaggctttcctAGATAGGGCAAATCTTGAAAACCATCTGAGAATCCACACAGAGGAGAaatcttatgaatgtaatcaatgtggaaagactttcagacGGAGCTCTGGTCTCTTTACACATCAGAAAATTCACACTGtacaaaaaccttatgaatgtgggaaaactttcaCTCAGAATTCCCAAATTTTGATGCATcaaagaattcacactggagagaaaccttatataTGTAGTCattgtggaaagactttcagacAAATTGCTGTTCTttctaaacatcagagaatccacactgcaAAGAAAACTTATGAATGTAATCATTGTGGAAAGAATTTCACAAAAAGATCCGGCCTTATTAACCAtttgagaattcacactggagaaaaaccttacgGATGTAGtcactgtggaaaggctttcgCAGAGAAATCCaatcttactgtacatcagagaatccacactcgAGAAAAATCTTATGCATGTGATCAATATGGAAAGCCTTTCCCTGAGAACATTCTTGGTCAAGATcaaagaattcacactggaggGAAACTTCACAATTGTAATCAATGTGAAAAGACTTTCAAAAAAAGATCGAGTCTTCGTgagcatcagagaattcacactggagagaaaccttatgaatgtaatcaatgtggaaagactttcatatcTAGCTCCTGTCTTGCTAAACATCGGAAAAGCCACAGTGGTGAAAAAATTTATGGATGTgctcagtgtggaaaggctttcccATATAGGGCCAATCTTGCTAACCATTTgagaatccacacaggagagaaaccttatggaTGTagtcagtgtggaaaggctttcacagaGAAATCCAATCttgctgtacatcagagaatccacactggagagaaaccttatgaatgtaatcagtgtggaaaggcttttacagaAAAATGCAATCTTACTGTACATAAGaggatccacactggagagaaaccttatgtatgtaatcagtgtggaaaggctttcacacagAATATCATTCTGgctcaacatcagagaatccacactggagagaaaccatatgGTTGTAATCAGTGTGGGAAGACTTTCAGAACAAGATCCGGTCTTCATGTCCATCAAAGAATTCACACAGAAGAGAAACTTCATGattgtaatcagtgtggaaagattttcaaaaaaagatcAAGTCTTcatgaacatcagagaattcatactggagagaaataTGAATGTAGTCAGTGTGGACAGACTTTTATGTCAAGCACATGTCTTGCTAAACATTGTAACATCCACATTGgtgaaaaaatatatgaatgtagtcaatgtggaaaggctttgagATGCGGTTTTGAACTTGCTAAACATTGGGAAATTCTCCATGGAGAGAGATCTCCTGAGTGTCAGGAATGTGGTAAAGTTTTTCATGAACATGCTTCTCTTATTGCACATCAGAGAACCCACTCTAGAGAGAAGAGTAACGAATGttatcaatgtggaaaggctttcacacagAACTCCAAACTAGCTGTACACctgagaattcacactggagagaaaccttttaaatgcactcagtgtggaaaggctttcccATATAAGGCCAGTCTTGCTAATCATttgagaatccacactggagaaaaaccttatggatgtgatcaatgtggaaaggctttcacagaGAAATCCAATCTTGCTGTACATCAgcgaatccacactggagagaaaccttatgaatgtaatgaatgtggaaaggcttttagaatgAGAACCATTCTTGTTGAACATcaaagaattcacactggagaaaaaccttataaatgtagtCAGTGTGAAAAGGCTTTCCCATATAAGGCCAATCTTGCTAACCATTTAAGAATCCATATTGGAGAGAAACCTTATCAATGTCCTCACTGTGAAAAGGCTTTCCCATATAAAACCAGTCTTGCTAACCATTTGAGAATCCACTCTGGAGAAAAACCTTACAAATGTACTCAGTGTGCAAAGTCTTTTACAGAGAAATCCAATCTTGCTATACATGAGAGAATTCACACTGGCGAAAAACCTTATGTATgcaatcaatgtggaaaggcttttagaatgAGAACTGTTCTTgttgaacatcagagaattcacactggagagaaaccttataaatgtaatcaatgtggaaaggctttcccATATAAGGCCAATCTTGCTAACCATTTAAGAATCCATGTTGGAAGGAAactttatgaatgtaatcaatgtggaaaatcTTTCAGAATGAAAACCATTCTTGTTgagcatcagagaattcacacaggagagaaaccttatgaatgtaatcagtgtggaaagactttcagatcCAGCTCCTGGCTTGACAAACATAAaaaaatccacactggagagaaactttATGAATATGACCAATGTGGTGAAACCTTTTAA